A window of Pelagicoccus enzymogenes genomic DNA:
ATTAATTGCTCCAAGGCAGCTTCGGCTTCGTCCGAAGAAAGCAAAAATCGAGGGACGATTGGCTTTCGTCACTGCGTTCGACGCCGCATCGGCCGCGTTGCACGAGCGCGACGAGCCCAAGGAATTATCGAAATTCCGGTTGCAAAAACCTAATTCCTACATATGTAGGATATTATGTATGTTAGAGCCATTATCTTGGGCTGCTTCCTATTCGCCATCGCTTTGGCCGGGGAACAAGCCCGGCTGAGGTTCACCCAAGCCAAGCTCGACGCCGAGCACTACCAGGACAGCCCCCTCAGTATCCACACGGCCGGTACGATCATAAAGTACACCGCCCATGCGGAGTTCGAGTTCCCCCTCGATTCCGCTCTTTTCGCCGCCTACGAGAACAGCTACTCGCCTAGGCTCGTCCGCTACCTGACCTATCATCACGGCAGCGTCATTCCCTTTTGGGAGACCCCACCCGAGCTGCGCTTCGAGCTGGACATGCTCACCCAGCTGCTCACCAAGCAGCGCTCCTTCACCGTGGTAAACAACTTCACGGGTGTACGCCATACTCGCTTCCAAATTCTCCCCGAGAGCGAACGCTATCTATTCGCCTACGCCTTCGAAGACGGGACGATCTTTTACGAGGAGGAGAAGTGGGATTCGCGACTTGGCCCCCAACTCATACTGGTCAACACAACCGACTACAGCTTACCATCCCTCGAAATCGGGTTAGACACGATTTGCCTTTGTAAACAGCGAATCCGACAGGTCTCAACGGAGCAACTTTCCATGAACCTCGATCGCGCACAACCTGACCTGTCCATCGAGTTCCTCCGCCTCATGGCAAATCCCGACACCACCGTCTATTGAGCGACCCCTGTCTTCCCCGCACGCCAGACTTGCCGGCATGGTATCGCTTTGCTGCAATCTCAGACGTGAGCCCTTCAGCCAACGATACTCAGCCCTCTACCCCGAGAAACCGACTCCCCATTCTCATCATCGCCCTCTGCACCATCGTAGTCGGCTTGCTTTCGAGGAAGTATCCCATAGCAGGAAACTACCCCGGCGATGCGCTGTGGGCCACCCTCGTATTTTTCATTTGGATACTAATTTTCCCCAAGATCTCCCTAAAGATCCATTTCGTCCTTGCGATGGCAACTTCGCTCTGCGTGGAGTTCAGCCAATTATACCATGCTCCATGGATAAACAGCTTGCGGCAAACGGTCCTCGGAAAGCTGGTTCTCGGATCCGGCTTCGATCCAATCGACCTGATCGCTTACCTATGCGGTTGCCTACTGGGAGTCGTTATCGCAAGCCGCCTGCCGCACCGGTAGAAAACACCCTAGATCGGCCCCACCAAAGCGTAAGGATTCTCCTCCAGCAACCGAACCGCAGCCGCCCACAAAGCCTTCAAATCCATAACATAGGCCTCAGCCTTAAAAACCTTGCCCTTCACATATGACTGCGGCGGCAAGCTAGGAACCACCCTCTCGTACCATTGCTCCAACCCATCGAAACCATGGCAGCGATAGACTTGTCTGCGAGAACCTCCATCCCAGTCCAACAAGGTATATTCGAGATTCCCTCCCAACACATAAGGCACCCCCACCGATTCCTCGACCGCATGAATCGTCGTATTGCGACGCAAACTACAGCCGAGCATCAATAGTTTTCCTCCCATCTGCGGCAACAAGGAAAACGGGCTGTTCTCGCCACAAGGTGTTGTATCCTGATGATGGCGACGCGTGAGCTCATGCGACAGCGGTCCGATGCAGCAAACCGAGTGAGTCGGATGCAAACTGCGGTGGCTCGCAAATTCCCTGCGGAACACTTCAGGTACGATACCCACGTTCGACGCGGTACGACGCACGTCGAACACCGGCTGCTCACGCGTCACGTTCAAGTAGCTCAATCCCGGAAAGCACAAGGTTCCCGAGGGCCCAAGGCAGTCGAGCAAAGCTTCAATCACCGTATTCGGACCGGCCTCCAATCGAACGCCCAGACTGCTCAGGGAGGAGTGAACCAACAAAGCATCACCCTCTTCGATACCCAAGGCTGCAAAGGTTTTCGACAAGTCGCTCATTCCCTCCATTGGAAAACCATCATCCGCCCCCTTCAGAACATCGACAAGCGGAAAACCCTTAGATTCGCTCCCCTCCGTTTCGGAAAAGTCCGTTCATGCTATAGGAAGAGTCGCTTCTTTCTTTCCCGATAAGGCGGGTGCGTGGAAACTGGGTCGCCCCCCAATACCATGAAACGAATTCCCAGCCTCTTCGTTCGCTTATTCGTCCTGACGACCGCGACTCTCAATTTCGCCGATGCGAAAACTCCCGTTCCCGAGGGAGGCATCAGCCTCATTCCCGCCAATCCCCTGGCCAGCAACTTTTGGCCGGGCAGCTTCAACGGCAGCCCCGTAGCCTCTTCCGAGATCGTCGACGTAAA
This region includes:
- a CDS encoding DUF2809 domain-containing protein gives rise to the protein MSPSANDTQPSTPRNRLPILIIALCTIVVGLLSRKYPIAGNYPGDALWATLVFFIWILIFPKISLKIHFVLAMATSLCVEFSQLYHAPWINSLRQTVLGKLVLGSGFDPIDLIAYLCGCLLGVVIASRLPHR
- a CDS encoding AAC(3) family N-acetyltransferase — encoded protein: MSDLSKTFAALGIEEGDALLVHSSLSSLGVRLEAGPNTVIEALLDCLGPSGTLCFPGLSYLNVTREQPVFDVRRTASNVGIVPEVFRREFASHRSLHPTHSVCCIGPLSHELTRRHHQDTTPCGENSPFSLLPQMGGKLLMLGCSLRRNTTIHAVEESVGVPYVLGGNLEYTLLDWDGGSRRQVYRCHGFDGLEQWYERVVPSLPPQSYVKGKVFKAEAYVMDLKALWAAAVRLLEENPYALVGPI